From the genome of Lysinibacter sp. HNR:
GTTCAAACTCAGCTACGACCGGACCCTGGGCGATGAGGCCGGAACGAATAACCTCCAGAACACGCTGCTCCTCTTCGATGCCGAACTGTACTGTAGTTATAGGAATCATGAAATCCTCTGATAAATCATTTTTACAGAGCACGCTCTAGAAAACGTGGCTCTTATAAACTTTACTGCGTGCCGGTGTTTTCTCAGAATCCAGGTTTCTCATAACCTATTTAAGGAAATAGCAATGAATTCAATCCACCCGACTGCCATAATACAGGGCGATATTACTATCGGAACAGGTAATGTTATCGGACCTTTTGCTGTTGTGACGGGACCTTTGGTGCTTGGAAACGACAACTGGATTGGGGCTGGCACGTTTATTGGTTCACCCCCTGAGGTGCGATCATGGCAACACCCGACAGAAACGCAGGATGCATCCAGCGGTAACGGGATTATTATCGGTAGTGGCAATGTGATACGGGAGGGAGTCCAAATCCATCAGGGATGGCGCGGAACTACCCGGGTGGGTAATGACTGTTTTATCATGAACCAATCTTATATCGCGCATGATTGCAATGTGGGCGACTCGGTTACGATGGCCTCGTCGGTTCTTCTTGCCGGTCACGTGGTTCTTGGCGAGGCATCGAATCTTGGACTCGGGGTGAAAGTGCATCAGCATCGCTATATAGGGCAGACGGCGATGGTAGGAATGGGCGCAGTTGTCACTAATGATGTTCTTCCCTGTGTAATCGCTTATGGAGTGCCCGCTAAGATGCGGGATGTGAATTCCGTTGGTATGGAACGGCGAGGCTACAGTGGAGTTGAGATCGCGCACGTGCGTCACGCAATTGCGGAGGCGGCTGATCAGGAGGAGATCATTCGTGCGTTCTCCACTCACATGTTGAAGCCGGGCTTGCTCTCCAGCGCGATCTCGCATTGGGAAGAGCGCAATGGCTCCTAAGCTGGCACGAACGTGCGAATCCTTCTGGTTCTTTATGACAAAGTGTACGCGCAACAATAGTAGTTGGCTGTGCGTGAGCGAAGACGGCTTTGGGACAGCTGCTTCGGTAAAGTTACTGATGAACTGCTAGGAGAACTGCACGGTATATGTCTTACAACCTTACGCCCGCTGAAGTGGAAACTAAATACACTGTTTCGGTCGCGCTTGCGACTTACAATGGTGCACGCTTTCTCTCACAGCAGGTTTTAAGCATTCTGGCGCAGAGCCACCCGGTTGATGAGATTGTTGTCTCCGACGATAATTCCACAGACGCAACCGTTTCTATCGTTGAGCTTCTTGTGGCGGAACACAACGCGGTCAATGCGCGGCCCCCCATTAGCCTGGTGGTTTTGCATAATAAACCCGGACTCGGGGTGACTCACAACTTCGAGCGCGCTGTGAGTGGGTGCTCGGGAGATATTCTTTTTTTGAGTGATCAGG
Proteins encoded in this window:
- a CDS encoding acyl-ACP--UDP-N- acetylglucosamine O-acyltransferase, which encodes MNSIHPTAIIQGDITIGTGNVIGPFAVVTGPLVLGNDNWIGAGTFIGSPPEVRSWQHPTETQDASSGNGIIIGSGNVIREGVQIHQGWRGTTRVGNDCFIMNQSYIAHDCNVGDSVTMASSVLLAGHVVLGEASNLGLGVKVHQHRYIGQTAMVGMGAVVTNDVLPCVIAYGVPAKMRDVNSVGMERRGYSGVEIAHVRHAIAEAADQEEIIRAFSTHMLKPGLLSSAISHWEERNGS